A part of Tessaracoccus timonensis genomic DNA contains:
- a CDS encoding DUF3052 domain-containing protein, with product MAITKGKEHGSEAVTGAELLGLNTDMVVQELGWDEDVDQDLRDDIMDIIDADMVEEALEAVDVVILWWRDDDGDVVDGLVDAMPDLADDGYIWLLTPKVGRQGYIDAASVQEGVTIAGLSLTSTANVADDWLATKVVRPKGSRK from the coding sequence GTGGCTATCACAAAAGGCAAGGAGCACGGATCCGAAGCAGTTACCGGCGCAGAGCTGCTGGGGCTGAACACCGACATGGTTGTCCAAGAACTCGGCTGGGACGAGGATGTCGACCAAGATCTTCGTGACGACATCATGGACATCATTGACGCCGACATGGTCGAGGAAGCCCTCGAAGCTGTCGACGTCGTTATCCTCTGGTGGCGCGACGACGACGGCGACGTCGTCGACGGCCTCGTCGATGCGATGCCAGATTTGGCCGACGACGGTTACATCTGGCTGCTGACTCCCAAGGTTGGGCGTCAGGGGTACATCGACGCGGCCTCCGTCCAGGAAGGTGTGACCATCGCAGGGCTGAGCCTCACGTCGACGGCGAACGTCGCCGACGACTGGCTTGCCACGAAGGTGGTTCGACCGAAGGGTAGCCGCAAGTGA
- a CDS encoding 6-phosphofructokinase, translating to MTAPCAPRIGVLTSGGDAQGMNAAVRAITRAAIREGVEVFAIREGWQGAYEGGEHITRMHWRDVSGILGKGGTVIGTARCTEMRTEAGQRAVVKNLVTNGIDRLIVIGGDGSLTGARELKLGWSDVLDSLVAAGEIDQTLADRHRHLRMAGIVGSIDNDMVGTDMTVGTDSAMHRITEAIDAISATAESHRRTFIIEVMGRNCGYLALMTTISGGADYTFLPESPPREGWEERMVQVLERARSAGRRDSIIVVAEGAKDRAGEPISAQRIQQVIAERTGEQPRITILGHVQRGGKPSAYDRWMASACGVEAVQAVLELDEDAEPVLIGVQGDKVVRRHLMDDVVATRAIADYVREGDYARAIASRGAGFATMIDIYRTLIEAEPTVTELRGKRVAVMHAGALAPGMNQIDRVAVRTGLDLGYSMFAIRGGIPGLISGKIGEVHWSDVEGMAHLGGAQFGTRRYIPTEADLYPMARQLEEHAIDALLISGGFHAYATVNMMERERHRYPAFNIPIALLPASIDNNLPSWNMAVGSDTALNTVVDSIDMVRMSASASKRAFVVETMGRTCGFLPLMGGIAGGAEKSYLPETGVSLQQLAEDIDALVDAFETGRTFYLAVMGEETSEHYTSDVIAKMFEAEGDGLFSVRQAIVGHIQQGGVPSPFDRVNATRLAYHAIAWLDDQLQHGKAEYAAAESGVDGIMAPARRVLEGMDWENQRPYEQWWWKLRSVADHLTRHPGQPEG from the coding sequence GTGACTGCTCCCTGCGCTCCCCGCATCGGTGTACTGACGTCAGGAGGGGACGCGCAGGGCATGAATGCCGCGGTGCGTGCCATCACGCGAGCCGCCATTCGCGAAGGCGTGGAAGTCTTCGCCATCCGTGAGGGTTGGCAGGGCGCTTACGAGGGTGGCGAGCACATCACGCGCATGCACTGGAGAGACGTCTCCGGCATCCTGGGCAAGGGCGGCACGGTCATTGGTACGGCGCGCTGCACCGAGATGCGTACGGAAGCTGGGCAGCGCGCGGTAGTGAAGAATCTCGTCACCAACGGGATTGATCGCTTGATCGTGATCGGTGGCGACGGTTCCCTCACCGGTGCCCGTGAGCTCAAACTGGGCTGGTCGGATGTGCTCGATTCGCTGGTAGCCGCTGGCGAGATCGATCAGACATTGGCCGATCGGCATCGTCATCTGCGCATGGCGGGCATCGTCGGCTCCATTGACAACGACATGGTGGGCACCGACATGACCGTCGGCACCGACTCCGCCATGCACCGCATCACCGAGGCCATCGACGCGATTTCGGCGACGGCGGAGTCGCACCGTCGCACGTTCATCATCGAGGTGATGGGGCGCAACTGCGGCTATCTCGCGCTCATGACCACTATCTCGGGCGGTGCTGACTACACCTTCTTGCCAGAAAGCCCGCCCCGAGAGGGCTGGGAAGAACGCATGGTGCAGGTGCTCGAACGTGCACGTTCCGCCGGGCGGCGTGACTCCATCATCGTTGTTGCGGAAGGCGCCAAGGACCGCGCAGGGGAGCCCATCTCCGCGCAGCGTATTCAACAAGTCATTGCGGAGCGCACCGGGGAGCAACCCCGCATCACCATTCTCGGGCACGTACAGCGGGGTGGGAAACCGTCGGCGTATGACCGATGGATGGCCTCCGCCTGTGGCGTGGAGGCCGTGCAGGCGGTGCTCGAACTCGACGAGGATGCCGAGCCTGTGCTCATCGGAGTGCAAGGCGACAAGGTGGTGCGTCGTCATTTGATGGACGACGTCGTCGCCACCCGTGCGATCGCCGACTATGTGCGTGAGGGCGACTACGCCCGGGCGATTGCGAGCCGTGGAGCGGGGTTCGCGACGATGATCGACATTTACCGCACACTCATTGAGGCGGAACCTACTGTCACCGAGCTTCGCGGCAAGCGCGTGGCTGTTATGCATGCCGGCGCGTTGGCTCCAGGCATGAATCAGATTGACCGCGTCGCCGTGCGGACCGGCCTTGACCTCGGTTATTCGATGTTCGCTATTCGCGGCGGCATCCCGGGGCTGATCTCGGGCAAGATCGGAGAGGTCCACTGGAGCGATGTCGAGGGTATGGCTCATCTTGGCGGCGCTCAGTTCGGTACCAGGCGCTATATTCCGACGGAGGCCGACCTATATCCGATGGCGCGTCAGCTCGAGGAGCACGCGATCGATGCGCTGCTCATTTCGGGTGGCTTCCACGCCTACGCGACGGTCAACATGATGGAGCGGGAACGCCACCGTTATCCTGCGTTCAACATTCCGATCGCCCTGCTGCCTGCCTCGATCGATAACAACTTGCCCTCGTGGAACATGGCTGTGGGTTCGGATACGGCGCTCAACACCGTCGTGGACTCCATCGATATGGTGCGCATGTCGGCATCGGCGAGCAAGCGTGCGTTCGTCGTCGAGACGATGGGGCGCACCTGCGGATTCCTGCCGCTCATGGGCGGCATCGCGGGAGGTGCCGAGAAGTCATACCTGCCCGAGACGGGGGTATCGCTGCAGCAACTCGCTGAAGACATCGATGCGCTCGTCGATGCCTTCGAAACCGGGCGCACGTTCTACCTGGCTGTGATGGGCGAGGAGACCAGCGAGCACTACACCTCCGACGTCATCGCAAAGATGTTTGAGGCGGAAGGGGACGGCTTGTTCTCGGTGCGGCAGGCCATCGTCGGGCATATTCAGCAAGGCGGGGTACCGTCGCCGTTCGACCGAGTGAACGCGACTCGGCTCGCCTACCACGCCATTGCTTGGCTGGACGATCAACTGCAACATGGCAAGGCGGAATACGCTGCGGCCGAGAGCGGCGTCGACGGGATTATGGCGCCCGCTCGACGCGTCTTGGAGGGCATGGACTGGGAGAATCAGCGCCCGTACGAGCAATGGTGGTGGAAGCTGAGGTCCGTCGCGGATCATCTCACGCGCCACCCGGGGCAGCCGGAGGGCTAG
- a CDS encoding TetR/AcrR family transcriptional regulator, producing the protein MSSSPRVARRREATRQRIVETALELFLTQGFEQTSVAQISEAADIGKGTFFTYFATKQDVLSFLGEQVMSVMAAADSPGAGAAVRLRRVFSAAGNWFMDNEASARQMCIARMSSLSQRDVGSSRGPLLALLESIVVEGMESGEFRAVDRDTAVTMIASAYFAPVAQWTWGHAGPPLPQRLMALLELVLVALVA; encoded by the coding sequence GTGAGTTCAAGTCCGCGTGTAGCTCGTCGTAGAGAGGCGACACGGCAGAGGATTGTCGAGACGGCCCTAGAGCTGTTTCTGACGCAAGGGTTCGAGCAGACGTCGGTTGCTCAGATCTCGGAGGCGGCAGATATAGGTAAGGGAACGTTTTTTACCTATTTCGCGACGAAGCAGGATGTACTGTCCTTTCTGGGTGAACAGGTGATGTCCGTCATGGCGGCTGCCGACAGCCCGGGCGCTGGTGCGGCTGTGCGACTGCGGCGGGTATTTTCTGCTGCAGGCAACTGGTTCATGGATAACGAAGCATCTGCCCGCCAAATGTGCATTGCTCGGATGTCGTCTTTGAGTCAGCGGGATGTCGGATCGTCACGGGGTCCGCTGCTCGCCTTGCTGGAATCGATCGTCGTTGAAGGGATGGAATCTGGCGAGTTCCGTGCAGTAGATCGTGATACCGCTGTGACAATGATCGCGTCAGCGTACTTCGCGCCGGTGGCACAGTGGACGTGGGGACATGCGGGCCCGCCCTTGCCACAACGGTTGATGGCTCTGCTGGAGCTTGTGCTTGTTGCGCTGGTGGCCTGA
- a CDS encoding PEP/pyruvate-binding domain-containing protein yields MTVSFVEATLANGGGKAANLGELQRVGFPVPDGFVVSADIYRDAVGQIPVDTLLDRGPEAVRAAVEAEPIPPGVAREIVNRLADLGEGVAVAVRSSATAEDLPEASFAGQQDTFLGVVGADAVLDAVRRCWGSLWTAHAVDYRQRNGFDHHEVAIAVIIQRLVDADTAGVLFTRNPITGSEETLIDASWGLGECVVSGAVTPDQYRTTSTTIIERRLGTKQARTDRYQATLRTTDVPSRDQNRLCLTDSQVLELASLGHAVQDHYGTGMDLEWAYTGTTLWLLQARPITTAAEIREPPTTTVSGHRISKASRAFHTDLIEHYPGPYPLDLAAIIPMHRELQIGMASIGIRSTPVDQLINMEPDGTITAAYPDINLGWRLARILKYPAPDPAGWPIVEAQYHSQLTTILPADLLAAPDQDLLLLLDQILALVSSIARIRFLDYVGPAQLTALKLRLYLMLARCRGIDVYDLLGDLDYKTVAIDNALRRLAALDPDSTNYESAYQRFLDQHGARTPQLYLPFSHRSWREDTSSLDATLEAVRRAEQRPAETRSHQELVNGIIRRLPAPARRGFRRTLKAWRDGHVAREASVYLIEEAYVTARLVTDEVATRLWRRQALKAVDQLKYLTLVEIQEALTDCAAARRTYAVACQREAARPRAAAAWWAPTGQRPGEMLAGAAGSPGQATGPVRVIAGPEEFDQLQPGDILVCHYTDPSWTPLFGLAGAVVAETGGRLSHAAIVAREYGIPAVMGATAATTILANGQTITVNGTNGTITV; encoded by the coding sequence ATGACCGTCTCCTTTGTTGAGGCAACCCTGGCCAATGGCGGCGGTAAGGCGGCGAATCTGGGTGAGCTACAACGGGTTGGATTTCCCGTCCCTGACGGCTTCGTAGTTAGCGCCGACATATACCGCGATGCTGTGGGCCAGATACCGGTAGACACCCTGCTGGATCGGGGACCTGAAGCGGTCCGAGCTGCTGTGGAAGCTGAGCCCATCCCACCTGGCGTCGCCCGGGAGATTGTTAACCGCCTGGCCGATTTGGGTGAGGGCGTCGCGGTGGCTGTGCGCTCCTCAGCAACCGCAGAGGATCTGCCCGAAGCGTCCTTCGCCGGGCAGCAAGACACCTTTCTAGGCGTGGTCGGCGCGGATGCTGTTCTAGATGCGGTACGCCGATGTTGGGGATCGTTGTGGACCGCCCACGCTGTCGATTACCGCCAACGCAATGGTTTCGACCACCACGAGGTTGCCATCGCAGTCATCATTCAGCGTCTCGTTGACGCCGACACCGCTGGCGTTCTGTTCACCCGTAATCCCATCACTGGCAGTGAGGAAACACTCATCGATGCCTCGTGGGGGCTTGGTGAATGCGTCGTGTCCGGTGCCGTCACGCCCGACCAGTACCGCACCACTTCCACGACGATCATCGAGCGTCGTCTCGGCACTAAGCAAGCCCGTACCGATCGCTACCAAGCAACCTTGCGAACCACCGATGTTCCGTCACGCGACCAAAACCGCCTCTGCCTCACCGATTCCCAAGTGCTTGAGCTCGCAAGCCTCGGGCACGCTGTGCAGGATCATTATGGCACCGGCATGGACCTCGAATGGGCCTATACGGGCACCACTCTCTGGCTTCTGCAAGCTCGCCCTATCACCACGGCTGCCGAGATCCGAGAGCCGCCAACGACAACGGTGTCCGGACATCGGATCAGTAAGGCTTCCCGTGCGTTCCATACTGACCTGATTGAGCACTATCCGGGACCCTACCCGCTTGACTTGGCCGCGATCATCCCCATGCACCGTGAACTTCAGATCGGTATGGCCAGCATCGGCATTCGTTCCACACCCGTTGACCAACTCATCAACATGGAACCCGACGGCACTATCACCGCTGCCTACCCAGACATTAACCTTGGGTGGCGCCTTGCTCGTATCCTCAAATACCCGGCCCCCGACCCAGCTGGCTGGCCCATCGTAGAAGCCCAGTACCACAGTCAGCTCACGACCATCCTACCCGCAGACCTTCTCGCCGCGCCCGATCAAGACCTGTTGTTGTTGCTCGACCAGATCCTCGCGCTTGTCAGCAGTATCGCCCGGATACGGTTCCTCGACTATGTCGGCCCAGCGCAGCTCACTGCCCTGAAGCTAAGGCTTTACCTGATGCTGGCCCGTTGTCGAGGCATCGACGTCTACGACCTACTCGGCGACCTGGACTATAAAACCGTGGCCATCGATAACGCTCTGCGGCGGTTGGCTGCCCTTGACCCTGACAGCACCAACTATGAAAGCGCCTATCAGCGATTCCTGGACCAGCATGGTGCCCGCACTCCCCAGCTGTACCTTCCTTTCTCCCACCGCTCCTGGCGCGAAGACACGAGTAGTCTAGACGCAACTCTCGAAGCCGTGCGCCGAGCCGAACAACGTCCCGCCGAGACGCGTTCCCATCAAGAATTGGTCAATGGCATTATCCGTCGACTACCGGCTCCGGCTCGCCGTGGTTTCAGGCGCACCTTAAAAGCTTGGCGAGACGGACATGTTGCGCGTGAAGCTTCGGTATATCTCATCGAGGAGGCTTATGTGACCGCGCGACTTGTAACCGATGAGGTCGCCACCCGGCTGTGGCGCAGGCAGGCCCTCAAAGCTGTAGATCAGCTCAAGTACCTTACCTTGGTCGAGATTCAAGAAGCACTTACCGACTGTGCTGCGGCTCGCCGCACCTACGCGGTCGCCTGTCAACGTGAAGCTGCCCGTCCACGGGCCGCCGCAGCGTGGTGGGCGCCGACCGGTCAGAGGCCTGGTGAGATGCTCGCTGGTGCTGCTGGAAGTCCCGGCCAAGCCACAGGCCCGGTCCGAGTGATCGCCGGACCCGAAGAATTCGACCAGCTCCAGCCTGGCGACATCCTGGTGTGCCACTACACCGACCCATCCTGGACACCCCTGTTTGGTCTGGCTGGCGCAGTAGTCGCTGAGACCGGCGGGCGCCTCTCTCATGCTGCCATCGTCGCCCGCGAATACGGTATCCCAGCAGTCATGGGAGCAACGGCCGCCACCACGATACTGGCGAACGGTCAAACCATCACCGTCAACGGAACCAATGGCACCATCACCGTCTGA